From the Cydia pomonella isolate Wapato2018A chromosome 11, ilCydPomo1, whole genome shotgun sequence genome, one window contains:
- the LOC133522935 gene encoding glutamate receptor ionotropic, kainate 3-like isoform X2 — protein sequence MHCKSQWLVFIISYLAYGNAQKNIGAICDDGGFVLEAAFTVAIESVSSEDDPYEAKVVRTTPGDVLEAHNAMCSVLEGNVFGVFAPTNEKALKHVQSISDFLEVPQILVDQSVAHNRNWSAINLYPNHVAYSQAFAEIIDNKGWEEFTIIYEGAELLPFFDAIFALQDLEAGNEVLMTVVQLPDGDDFRSHLQTIKKSGSLNYLVNCRRETIETFLLQAQQVGIMSDEHSYVIMNPDFQTIDLDPFKYGGSNITGVRFFDPSVEAIQNYVKSINAKVAELSEDQIPEAVTENGLTLSLALMYDAVMLYVAAVKAMALEDGSSVTCESGRGWAFGSTLLNNLKTVATWNIEEGYKETRVIIPAAEVEGSESMKGKHFIVLTALSAPYGMLKESPKKLEGNDRYEGFGIELIEELAKMNEFNYTFDIQADGVYGSLDKKTGKWNGMMEKVMDGRADFAITDLTITAARQKAVDFTSPFMNLGITILYKKPTKQPPDLFSFISPFSLEVWGWLAGAYVGVSLLLFLLGRIAPEEWQNPYPCIEEPETLDNQFTMANSFWFTLGSVLTQGSEIAPIAVSTRMAGSMWWFFTLIMVSSYTANLAAFLTVESKFYAIKSVQDLANNPYDITYGAKKGGATLGFFKESDNLLYQKMYQYMDEHPEYQTSTNDEGLARAKSTEENYAFLMESTSIEYMVERNCDVAQVGGLLDSKGYGIAMKKNSPFRQPMSESILQLQEEGKLTRMKDKWWKEKRGGGACADDDAGSAEAQPLVLANVGGVFIVLAAGSGLAVICAIFEMLVDLWVISHRENVSFIEELKAEIKFIISGSSDTKPVRHREPTGSGSGGSKKSKIEDEESHKEVENNLNAPTPSERSMSHHSRHTLHSRRQSNAVQMARMRKFSKATY from the exons ATGCATTGTAAAAGTCAGTGGTTAGTGTTTATTATTAGTTACTTGGCATATGGAAATGCTCAGAAAAACATTG GTGCAATATGCGACGATGGTGGGTTTGTGTTAGAAGCTGCCTTTACCGTGGCCATAGAGTCTGTTTCGAGTGAAGATGACCCCTATGAGGCTAAAGTAGTACGCACCACACCGGGAGACGTACTCGAGGCCCACAATGCTATGTGCTCAGTTTTAGAG GGAAATGTCTTTGGAGTGTTTGCGCCAACAAACGAAAAAGCGTTGAAACATGTTCAATCCATATCAGATTTTCTTGAAGTACCGCAAATATTGGTGGACCAGTCAGTGGCACATAATCGGAATTGGTCGGCGATTAATCTGTACCCAAATCATGTGGCATATTCGCAA GCTTTCGCCGAGATTATTGACAACAAAGGTTGGGAAGAATTTACTATAATTTACGAAGGAGCTGAACTACTCCCATTTTTTGATGCCATTTTTGCTTTGCAAGATTTGGAAGCTGGCAATGAAGTCTTAATGACTGTCGTGCAGTTACCAGATGGCGACGATTTCAG ATCCCATTTACAAACGATAAAAAAGTCTGGATCTTTAAATTACCTCGTCAACTGCAGAAGGGAGACTATAGAAACATTCCTACTACAGGCACAACAAGTGGGAATTATGTCTGATGAACACAGTTATGTTATAATGAATCCAGACTTCCAGACTATTGACTTGGATCCCTTTAAATACGGTGGATCTAACATAACAG GAGTTAGATTTTTTGACCCAAGCGTCGAAGCAATTCAAAACTACGTAAAGAGCATCAATGCAAAAGTAGCAGAGCTATCTGAAGATCAAATTCCAGAAGCCGTAACTGAAAATGGACTAACACTCAGTTTAGCTTTGATGTACGACGCTGTGATGCTATATGTCGCGGCCGTAAAAGCTATGGCGCTCGAGGATGGCTCTAGTGTTACTTGTGAGAGTGGAAGAGGATGGGCTTTTGGATCTACTTTGCTTAATAATCTTAAAACT gtaGCGACTTGGAACATTGAGGAAGGATATAAAGAGACCAGAGTCATAATACCAGCAGCAGAAGTTGAAGGTTCAGAATCTATGAAAGGAAAACATTTCATTGTTTTAACAGCCTTG AGTGCGCCTTACGGCATGCTAAAAGAGTCTCCCAAAAAGCTCGAAGGTAATGATCGGTACGAGGGTTTCGGCATTGAACTTATCGAAGAGTTGGCCAAAATGAACGAGTTCAACTATACCTTTGACATACAGGCCGATGGCGTCTATGGGTCCTTGGATAAGAAGACGGGCAAGTGGAACGGTATGATGGAGAAGGTTATGGACGGG AGAGCGGACTTTGCAATCACTGATTTAACAATAACAGCGGCGCGTCAAAAAGCTGTAGATTTCACGAGTCCTTTCATGAATCTTGGGATCactattttgtacaaaaaaccAACGAAACAGCCACCGGACTTATTCTCTTTCATTTCTCCCTTTTCTTTGGAG GTTTGGGGTTGGCTGGCAGGAGCATACGTGGGGGTTTCCCTATTGCTATTTCTACTAGGAAGGATAGCTCCAGAAGAATGGCAGAATCCTTATCCATGTATTGAGGAACCAGAGACTTTGGACAACCAGTTTACAATGGCCAATTCGTTTTGGTTTACTCTGGGAAGTGTGCTGACTCAGGGATCTGAGATTGCTCCAAT AGCGGTGTCAACACGAATGGCTGGAAGTATGTGGTGGTTCTTCACTTTAATCATGGTATCTTCATACACCGCAAACTTGGCAGCATTTTTGACAGTGGAGTCTAAATTTTATGCCATAAAATCAGTACAAGACTTAGCAAATAATCCATACGACATAACGTACGGGGCTAAAAAGGGAGGTGCCACCTTGGGATTCTTTAAA GAATCGGATAATTTGCTATACCAGAAAATGTATCAATACATGGATGAACATCCTGAGTACCAAACGTCTACTAATGATGAAGGACTGGCAAg GGCAAAATCGACTGAAGAAAATTATGCATTTCTGATGGAATCGACATCAATTGAGTACATGGTGGAGAGAAATTGTGATGTGGCTCAAGTCGGAGGATTACTTGACAGCAAGGGTTATGGAATTGCTATGAAGAAAA ATAGTCCATTCCGACAACCCATGAGCGAATCAATTTTACAGCTCCAAGAAGAAGGTAAACTGACGCGAATGAAGGACAAATGGTGGAAGGAGAAACGAGGTGGAGGTGCGTGTGCG GACGACGACGCGGGTAGCGCTGAAGCCCAGCCTCTGGTGCTGGCGAACGTGGGAGGAGTTTTCATTGTCCTCGCTGCTGGCTCCGGCTTGGCCGTCATCTGCGCTATTTTTGAGATGCTTGTTGACTTATGGGTGATATCACATAGGGAAAAT gtGTCTTTTATAGAAGAACTAAAAGCTGAAATAAAGTTCATCATCAGCGGTAGCAGCGACACCAAGCCTGTACGTCACAGGGAACCTACTGGAAGTGGCTCAGGGGGCTCGAAGAAGTCCAAAATCGAAGACGAAGAGTCCCATAAGGAGGTCGAGAATAACCTGAATGCACCAACGCCGTCCGAACGCTCTATGTCGCACCATTCGAGGCATACTTTGCATAGTAGAAGGCAGAGCAACGCTGTACAAATGGCACGAATGCGGAAATTTAGCAAGGCAACTTACTGA
- the LOC133522935 gene encoding glutamate receptor ionotropic, kainate 2-like isoform X1 yields the protein MHCKSQWLVFIISYLAYGNAQKNIGAICDDGGFVLEAAFTVAIESVSSEDDPYEAKVVRTTPGDVLEAHNAMCSVLEGNVFGVFAPTNEKALKHVQSISDFLEVPQILVDQSVAHNRNWSAINLYPNHVAYSQAFAEIIDNKGWEEFTIIYEGAELLPFFDAIFALQDLEAGNEVLMTVVQLPDGDDFRSHLQTIKKSGSLNYLVNCRRETIETFLLQAQQVGIMSDEHSYVIMNPDFQTIDLDPFKYGGSNITGVRFFDPSVEAIQNYVKSINAKVAELSEDQIPEAVTENGLTLSLALMYDAVMLYVAAVKAMALEDGSSVTCESGRGWAFGSTLLNNLKTMEIEGLSGLIKFDDDGLRTYFEIEILELMAHGIETVATWNIEEGYKETRVIIPAAEVEGSESMKGKHFIVLTALSAPYGMLKESPKKLEGNDRYEGFGIELIEELAKMNEFNYTFDIQADGVYGSLDKKTGKWNGMMEKVMDGRADFAITDLTITAARQKAVDFTSPFMNLGITILYKKPTKQPPDLFSFISPFSLEVWGWLAGAYVGVSLLLFLLGRIAPEEWQNPYPCIEEPETLDNQFTMANSFWFTLGSVLTQGSEIAPIAVSTRMAGSMWWFFTLIMVSSYTANLAAFLTVESKFYAIKSVQDLANNPYDITYGAKKGGATLGFFKESDNLLYQKMYQYMDEHPEYQTSTNDEGLARAKSTEENYAFLMESTSIEYMVERNCDVAQVGGLLDSKGYGIAMKKNSPFRQPMSESILQLQEEGKLTRMKDKWWKEKRGGGACADDDAGSAEAQPLVLANVGGVFIVLAAGSGLAVICAIFEMLVDLWVISHRENVSFIEELKAEIKFIISGSSDTKPVRHREPTGSGSGGSKKSKIEDEESHKEVENNLNAPTPSERSMSHHSRHTLHSRRQSNAVQMARMRKFSKATY from the exons ATGCATTGTAAAAGTCAGTGGTTAGTGTTTATTATTAGTTACTTGGCATATGGAAATGCTCAGAAAAACATTG GTGCAATATGCGACGATGGTGGGTTTGTGTTAGAAGCTGCCTTTACCGTGGCCATAGAGTCTGTTTCGAGTGAAGATGACCCCTATGAGGCTAAAGTAGTACGCACCACACCGGGAGACGTACTCGAGGCCCACAATGCTATGTGCTCAGTTTTAGAG GGAAATGTCTTTGGAGTGTTTGCGCCAACAAACGAAAAAGCGTTGAAACATGTTCAATCCATATCAGATTTTCTTGAAGTACCGCAAATATTGGTGGACCAGTCAGTGGCACATAATCGGAATTGGTCGGCGATTAATCTGTACCCAAATCATGTGGCATATTCGCAA GCTTTCGCCGAGATTATTGACAACAAAGGTTGGGAAGAATTTACTATAATTTACGAAGGAGCTGAACTACTCCCATTTTTTGATGCCATTTTTGCTTTGCAAGATTTGGAAGCTGGCAATGAAGTCTTAATGACTGTCGTGCAGTTACCAGATGGCGACGATTTCAG ATCCCATTTACAAACGATAAAAAAGTCTGGATCTTTAAATTACCTCGTCAACTGCAGAAGGGAGACTATAGAAACATTCCTACTACAGGCACAACAAGTGGGAATTATGTCTGATGAACACAGTTATGTTATAATGAATCCAGACTTCCAGACTATTGACTTGGATCCCTTTAAATACGGTGGATCTAACATAACAG GAGTTAGATTTTTTGACCCAAGCGTCGAAGCAATTCAAAACTACGTAAAGAGCATCAATGCAAAAGTAGCAGAGCTATCTGAAGATCAAATTCCAGAAGCCGTAACTGAAAATGGACTAACACTCAGTTTAGCTTTGATGTACGACGCTGTGATGCTATATGTCGCGGCCGTAAAAGCTATGGCGCTCGAGGATGGCTCTAGTGTTACTTGTGAGAGTGGAAGAGGATGGGCTTTTGGATCTACTTTGCTTAATAATCTTAAAACT ATGGAAATTGAAGGGTTGTCTGGTCTTATCAAATTCGACGACGATGGACTACGTACATATTTTGAGATAGAGATACTTGAACTTATGGCACATGGCATAGAAACG gtaGCGACTTGGAACATTGAGGAAGGATATAAAGAGACCAGAGTCATAATACCAGCAGCAGAAGTTGAAGGTTCAGAATCTATGAAAGGAAAACATTTCATTGTTTTAACAGCCTTG AGTGCGCCTTACGGCATGCTAAAAGAGTCTCCCAAAAAGCTCGAAGGTAATGATCGGTACGAGGGTTTCGGCATTGAACTTATCGAAGAGTTGGCCAAAATGAACGAGTTCAACTATACCTTTGACATACAGGCCGATGGCGTCTATGGGTCCTTGGATAAGAAGACGGGCAAGTGGAACGGTATGATGGAGAAGGTTATGGACGGG AGAGCGGACTTTGCAATCACTGATTTAACAATAACAGCGGCGCGTCAAAAAGCTGTAGATTTCACGAGTCCTTTCATGAATCTTGGGATCactattttgtacaaaaaaccAACGAAACAGCCACCGGACTTATTCTCTTTCATTTCTCCCTTTTCTTTGGAG GTTTGGGGTTGGCTGGCAGGAGCATACGTGGGGGTTTCCCTATTGCTATTTCTACTAGGAAGGATAGCTCCAGAAGAATGGCAGAATCCTTATCCATGTATTGAGGAACCAGAGACTTTGGACAACCAGTTTACAATGGCCAATTCGTTTTGGTTTACTCTGGGAAGTGTGCTGACTCAGGGATCTGAGATTGCTCCAAT AGCGGTGTCAACACGAATGGCTGGAAGTATGTGGTGGTTCTTCACTTTAATCATGGTATCTTCATACACCGCAAACTTGGCAGCATTTTTGACAGTGGAGTCTAAATTTTATGCCATAAAATCAGTACAAGACTTAGCAAATAATCCATACGACATAACGTACGGGGCTAAAAAGGGAGGTGCCACCTTGGGATTCTTTAAA GAATCGGATAATTTGCTATACCAGAAAATGTATCAATACATGGATGAACATCCTGAGTACCAAACGTCTACTAATGATGAAGGACTGGCAAg GGCAAAATCGACTGAAGAAAATTATGCATTTCTGATGGAATCGACATCAATTGAGTACATGGTGGAGAGAAATTGTGATGTGGCTCAAGTCGGAGGATTACTTGACAGCAAGGGTTATGGAATTGCTATGAAGAAAA ATAGTCCATTCCGACAACCCATGAGCGAATCAATTTTACAGCTCCAAGAAGAAGGTAAACTGACGCGAATGAAGGACAAATGGTGGAAGGAGAAACGAGGTGGAGGTGCGTGTGCG GACGACGACGCGGGTAGCGCTGAAGCCCAGCCTCTGGTGCTGGCGAACGTGGGAGGAGTTTTCATTGTCCTCGCTGCTGGCTCCGGCTTGGCCGTCATCTGCGCTATTTTTGAGATGCTTGTTGACTTATGGGTGATATCACATAGGGAAAAT gtGTCTTTTATAGAAGAACTAAAAGCTGAAATAAAGTTCATCATCAGCGGTAGCAGCGACACCAAGCCTGTACGTCACAGGGAACCTACTGGAAGTGGCTCAGGGGGCTCGAAGAAGTCCAAAATCGAAGACGAAGAGTCCCATAAGGAGGTCGAGAATAACCTGAATGCACCAACGCCGTCCGAACGCTCTATGTCGCACCATTCGAGGCATACTTTGCATAGTAGAAGGCAGAGCAACGCTGTACAAATGGCACGAATGCGGAAATTTAGCAAGGCAACTTACTGA
- the LOC133522935 gene encoding glutamate receptor ionotropic, kainate 3-like isoform X3, with translation MHCKSQWLVFIISYLAYGNAQKNIGAICDDGGFVLEAAFTVAIESVSSEDDPYEAKVVRTTPGDVLEAHNAMCSVLEGNVFGVFAPTNEKALKHVQSISDFLEVPQILVDQSVAHNRNWSAINLYPNHVAYSQAFAEIIDNKGWEEFTIIYEGAELLPFFDAIFALQDLEAGNEVLMTVVQLPDGDDFRSHLQTIKKSGSLNYLVNCRRETIETFLLQAQQVGIMSDEHSYVIMNPDFQTIDLDPFKYGGSNITGVRFFDPSVEAIQNYVKSINAKVAELSEDQIPEAVTENGLTLSLALMYDAVMLYVAAVKAMALEDGSSVTCESGRGWAFGSTLLNNLKTMEIEGLSGLIKFDDDGLRTYFEIEILELMAHGIETVATWNIEEGYKETRVIIPAAEVEGSESMKGKHFIVLTALSAPYGMLKESPKKLEGNDRYEGFGIELIEELAKMNEFNYTFDIQADGVYGSLDKKTGKWNGMMEKVMDGRADFAITDLTITAARQKAVDFTSPFMNLGITILYKKPTKQPPDLFSFISPFSLEVWGWLAGAYVGVSLLLFLLGRIAPEEWQNPYPCIEEPETLDNQFTMANSFWFTLGSVLTQGSEIAPIAVSTRMAGSMWWFFTLIMVSSYTANLAAFLTVESKFYAIKSVQDLANNPYDITYGAKKGGATLGFFKESDNLLYQKMYQYMDEHPEYQTSTNDEGLARAKSTEENYAFLMESTSIEYMVERNCDVAQVGGLLDSKGYGIAMKKNSPFRQPMSESILQLQEEGKLTRMKDKWWKEKRGGGACADDDAGSAEAQPLVLANVGGVFIVLAAGSGLAVICAIFEMLVDLWVISHRENCSMIRCDPSPHPRQFSPAELTVRHMGKYRINRILFKIHHVY, from the exons ATGCATTGTAAAAGTCAGTGGTTAGTGTTTATTATTAGTTACTTGGCATATGGAAATGCTCAGAAAAACATTG GTGCAATATGCGACGATGGTGGGTTTGTGTTAGAAGCTGCCTTTACCGTGGCCATAGAGTCTGTTTCGAGTGAAGATGACCCCTATGAGGCTAAAGTAGTACGCACCACACCGGGAGACGTACTCGAGGCCCACAATGCTATGTGCTCAGTTTTAGAG GGAAATGTCTTTGGAGTGTTTGCGCCAACAAACGAAAAAGCGTTGAAACATGTTCAATCCATATCAGATTTTCTTGAAGTACCGCAAATATTGGTGGACCAGTCAGTGGCACATAATCGGAATTGGTCGGCGATTAATCTGTACCCAAATCATGTGGCATATTCGCAA GCTTTCGCCGAGATTATTGACAACAAAGGTTGGGAAGAATTTACTATAATTTACGAAGGAGCTGAACTACTCCCATTTTTTGATGCCATTTTTGCTTTGCAAGATTTGGAAGCTGGCAATGAAGTCTTAATGACTGTCGTGCAGTTACCAGATGGCGACGATTTCAG ATCCCATTTACAAACGATAAAAAAGTCTGGATCTTTAAATTACCTCGTCAACTGCAGAAGGGAGACTATAGAAACATTCCTACTACAGGCACAACAAGTGGGAATTATGTCTGATGAACACAGTTATGTTATAATGAATCCAGACTTCCAGACTATTGACTTGGATCCCTTTAAATACGGTGGATCTAACATAACAG GAGTTAGATTTTTTGACCCAAGCGTCGAAGCAATTCAAAACTACGTAAAGAGCATCAATGCAAAAGTAGCAGAGCTATCTGAAGATCAAATTCCAGAAGCCGTAACTGAAAATGGACTAACACTCAGTTTAGCTTTGATGTACGACGCTGTGATGCTATATGTCGCGGCCGTAAAAGCTATGGCGCTCGAGGATGGCTCTAGTGTTACTTGTGAGAGTGGAAGAGGATGGGCTTTTGGATCTACTTTGCTTAATAATCTTAAAACT ATGGAAATTGAAGGGTTGTCTGGTCTTATCAAATTCGACGACGATGGACTACGTACATATTTTGAGATAGAGATACTTGAACTTATGGCACATGGCATAGAAACG gtaGCGACTTGGAACATTGAGGAAGGATATAAAGAGACCAGAGTCATAATACCAGCAGCAGAAGTTGAAGGTTCAGAATCTATGAAAGGAAAACATTTCATTGTTTTAACAGCCTTG AGTGCGCCTTACGGCATGCTAAAAGAGTCTCCCAAAAAGCTCGAAGGTAATGATCGGTACGAGGGTTTCGGCATTGAACTTATCGAAGAGTTGGCCAAAATGAACGAGTTCAACTATACCTTTGACATACAGGCCGATGGCGTCTATGGGTCCTTGGATAAGAAGACGGGCAAGTGGAACGGTATGATGGAGAAGGTTATGGACGGG AGAGCGGACTTTGCAATCACTGATTTAACAATAACAGCGGCGCGTCAAAAAGCTGTAGATTTCACGAGTCCTTTCATGAATCTTGGGATCactattttgtacaaaaaaccAACGAAACAGCCACCGGACTTATTCTCTTTCATTTCTCCCTTTTCTTTGGAG GTTTGGGGTTGGCTGGCAGGAGCATACGTGGGGGTTTCCCTATTGCTATTTCTACTAGGAAGGATAGCTCCAGAAGAATGGCAGAATCCTTATCCATGTATTGAGGAACCAGAGACTTTGGACAACCAGTTTACAATGGCCAATTCGTTTTGGTTTACTCTGGGAAGTGTGCTGACTCAGGGATCTGAGATTGCTCCAAT AGCGGTGTCAACACGAATGGCTGGAAGTATGTGGTGGTTCTTCACTTTAATCATGGTATCTTCATACACCGCAAACTTGGCAGCATTTTTGACAGTGGAGTCTAAATTTTATGCCATAAAATCAGTACAAGACTTAGCAAATAATCCATACGACATAACGTACGGGGCTAAAAAGGGAGGTGCCACCTTGGGATTCTTTAAA GAATCGGATAATTTGCTATACCAGAAAATGTATCAATACATGGATGAACATCCTGAGTACCAAACGTCTACTAATGATGAAGGACTGGCAAg GGCAAAATCGACTGAAGAAAATTATGCATTTCTGATGGAATCGACATCAATTGAGTACATGGTGGAGAGAAATTGTGATGTGGCTCAAGTCGGAGGATTACTTGACAGCAAGGGTTATGGAATTGCTATGAAGAAAA ATAGTCCATTCCGACAACCCATGAGCGAATCAATTTTACAGCTCCAAGAAGAAGGTAAACTGACGCGAATGAAGGACAAATGGTGGAAGGAGAAACGAGGTGGAGGTGCGTGTGCG GACGACGACGCGGGTAGCGCTGAAGCCCAGCCTCTGGTGCTGGCGAACGTGGGAGGAGTTTTCATTGTCCTCGCTGCTGGCTCCGGCTTGGCCGTCATCTGCGCTATTTTTGAGATGCTTGTTGACTTATGGGTGATATCACATAGGGAAAAT tGTAGCATGATCCGGTGTGACCCCTCCCCCCACCCCCGTCAATTTAGTCCCGCAGAGTTGACAGTTCGTCATATGGGTAAATATCGTATAAATCGtatcttatttaaaatacatcatgTCTACTAA
- the LOC133522935 gene encoding glutamate receptor ionotropic, kainate 3-like isoform X4: MCSVLEGNVFGVFAPTNEKALKHVQSISDFLEVPQILVDQSVAHNRNWSAINLYPNHVAYSQAFAEIIDNKGWEEFTIIYEGAELLPFFDAIFALQDLEAGNEVLMTVVQLPDGDDFRSHLQTIKKSGSLNYLVNCRRETIETFLLQAQQVGIMSDEHSYVIMNPDFQTIDLDPFKYGGSNITGVRFFDPSVEAIQNYVKSINAKVAELSEDQIPEAVTENGLTLSLALMYDAVMLYVAAVKAMALEDGSSVTCESGRGWAFGSTLLNNLKTMEIEGLSGLIKFDDDGLRTYFEIEILELMAHGIETVATWNIEEGYKETRVIIPAAEVEGSESMKGKHFIVLTALSAPYGMLKESPKKLEGNDRYEGFGIELIEELAKMNEFNYTFDIQADGVYGSLDKKTGKWNGMMEKVMDGRADFAITDLTITAARQKAVDFTSPFMNLGITILYKKPTKQPPDLFSFISPFSLEVWGWLAGAYVGVSLLLFLLGRIAPEEWQNPYPCIEEPETLDNQFTMANSFWFTLGSVLTQGSEIAPIAVSTRMAGSMWWFFTLIMVSSYTANLAAFLTVESKFYAIKSVQDLANNPYDITYGAKKGGATLGFFKESDNLLYQKMYQYMDEHPEYQTSTNDEGLARAKSTEENYAFLMESTSIEYMVERNCDVAQVGGLLDSKGYGIAMKKNSPFRQPMSESILQLQEEGKLTRMKDKWWKEKRGGGACADDDAGSAEAQPLVLANVGGVFIVLAAGSGLAVICAIFEMLVDLWVISHRENVSFIEELKAEIKFIISGSSDTKPVRHREPTGSGSGGSKKSKIEDEESHKEVENNLNAPTPSERSMSHHSRHTLHSRRQSNAVQMARMRKFSKATY; encoded by the exons ATGTGCTCAGTTTTAGAG GGAAATGTCTTTGGAGTGTTTGCGCCAACAAACGAAAAAGCGTTGAAACATGTTCAATCCATATCAGATTTTCTTGAAGTACCGCAAATATTGGTGGACCAGTCAGTGGCACATAATCGGAATTGGTCGGCGATTAATCTGTACCCAAATCATGTGGCATATTCGCAA GCTTTCGCCGAGATTATTGACAACAAAGGTTGGGAAGAATTTACTATAATTTACGAAGGAGCTGAACTACTCCCATTTTTTGATGCCATTTTTGCTTTGCAAGATTTGGAAGCTGGCAATGAAGTCTTAATGACTGTCGTGCAGTTACCAGATGGCGACGATTTCAG ATCCCATTTACAAACGATAAAAAAGTCTGGATCTTTAAATTACCTCGTCAACTGCAGAAGGGAGACTATAGAAACATTCCTACTACAGGCACAACAAGTGGGAATTATGTCTGATGAACACAGTTATGTTATAATGAATCCAGACTTCCAGACTATTGACTTGGATCCCTTTAAATACGGTGGATCTAACATAACAG GAGTTAGATTTTTTGACCCAAGCGTCGAAGCAATTCAAAACTACGTAAAGAGCATCAATGCAAAAGTAGCAGAGCTATCTGAAGATCAAATTCCAGAAGCCGTAACTGAAAATGGACTAACACTCAGTTTAGCTTTGATGTACGACGCTGTGATGCTATATGTCGCGGCCGTAAAAGCTATGGCGCTCGAGGATGGCTCTAGTGTTACTTGTGAGAGTGGAAGAGGATGGGCTTTTGGATCTACTTTGCTTAATAATCTTAAAACT ATGGAAATTGAAGGGTTGTCTGGTCTTATCAAATTCGACGACGATGGACTACGTACATATTTTGAGATAGAGATACTTGAACTTATGGCACATGGCATAGAAACG gtaGCGACTTGGAACATTGAGGAAGGATATAAAGAGACCAGAGTCATAATACCAGCAGCAGAAGTTGAAGGTTCAGAATCTATGAAAGGAAAACATTTCATTGTTTTAACAGCCTTG AGTGCGCCTTACGGCATGCTAAAAGAGTCTCCCAAAAAGCTCGAAGGTAATGATCGGTACGAGGGTTTCGGCATTGAACTTATCGAAGAGTTGGCCAAAATGAACGAGTTCAACTATACCTTTGACATACAGGCCGATGGCGTCTATGGGTCCTTGGATAAGAAGACGGGCAAGTGGAACGGTATGATGGAGAAGGTTATGGACGGG AGAGCGGACTTTGCAATCACTGATTTAACAATAACAGCGGCGCGTCAAAAAGCTGTAGATTTCACGAGTCCTTTCATGAATCTTGGGATCactattttgtacaaaaaaccAACGAAACAGCCACCGGACTTATTCTCTTTCATTTCTCCCTTTTCTTTGGAG GTTTGGGGTTGGCTGGCAGGAGCATACGTGGGGGTTTCCCTATTGCTATTTCTACTAGGAAGGATAGCTCCAGAAGAATGGCAGAATCCTTATCCATGTATTGAGGAACCAGAGACTTTGGACAACCAGTTTACAATGGCCAATTCGTTTTGGTTTACTCTGGGAAGTGTGCTGACTCAGGGATCTGAGATTGCTCCAAT AGCGGTGTCAACACGAATGGCTGGAAGTATGTGGTGGTTCTTCACTTTAATCATGGTATCTTCATACACCGCAAACTTGGCAGCATTTTTGACAGTGGAGTCTAAATTTTATGCCATAAAATCAGTACAAGACTTAGCAAATAATCCATACGACATAACGTACGGGGCTAAAAAGGGAGGTGCCACCTTGGGATTCTTTAAA GAATCGGATAATTTGCTATACCAGAAAATGTATCAATACATGGATGAACATCCTGAGTACCAAACGTCTACTAATGATGAAGGACTGGCAAg GGCAAAATCGACTGAAGAAAATTATGCATTTCTGATGGAATCGACATCAATTGAGTACATGGTGGAGAGAAATTGTGATGTGGCTCAAGTCGGAGGATTACTTGACAGCAAGGGTTATGGAATTGCTATGAAGAAAA ATAGTCCATTCCGACAACCCATGAGCGAATCAATTTTACAGCTCCAAGAAGAAGGTAAACTGACGCGAATGAAGGACAAATGGTGGAAGGAGAAACGAGGTGGAGGTGCGTGTGCG GACGACGACGCGGGTAGCGCTGAAGCCCAGCCTCTGGTGCTGGCGAACGTGGGAGGAGTTTTCATTGTCCTCGCTGCTGGCTCCGGCTTGGCCGTCATCTGCGCTATTTTTGAGATGCTTGTTGACTTATGGGTGATATCACATAGGGAAAAT gtGTCTTTTATAGAAGAACTAAAAGCTGAAATAAAGTTCATCATCAGCGGTAGCAGCGACACCAAGCCTGTACGTCACAGGGAACCTACTGGAAGTGGCTCAGGGGGCTCGAAGAAGTCCAAAATCGAAGACGAAGAGTCCCATAAGGAGGTCGAGAATAACCTGAATGCACCAACGCCGTCCGAACGCTCTATGTCGCACCATTCGAGGCATACTTTGCATAGTAGAAGGCAGAGCAACGCTGTACAAATGGCACGAATGCGGAAATTTAGCAAGGCAACTTACTGA